Part of the Opisthocomus hoazin isolate bOpiHoa1 chromosome 5, bOpiHoa1.hap1, whole genome shotgun sequence genome, AAAATGAACCCAAGATGAGAGACAGCACTGTCACCCATTTTCTATTCAAATTAAGTTCTCCAGTTAAATTACTTCTAGGGTATGGGGTACAGGGGAAGGGACATAATTGAGGCAAGACATATGCCTTTATTATTTTACTTGGGTGTATTGAATCTCTGCTCTTTTTACAGTCTGTGCTCAAGTAAGCCTTACACTGAAGTAAAATGTCTACAGTGCATATAACCTGTGCAGAGATCACAGATTAAACAGGAAAAGACACTCTTATTTTAATTTATAGGTTTTAACTACATTGCATGAAACCTCTGTTCCGTGAAGCAGAATACACTGTACAGGGAAGTACAGTACGTGAATTTATACCCTTTCAATAAAGATTAGCAAACGTGAGTGAAGCTATtcttcaaaatgcatttaagccACTTCAGTGGAACAGTTCCACTGCCCTTCTTTCCCCATTGAAAGATGCCTTGAGTGTCACAATGACCATTCATAACTTCTGACAGGCTAACTGGCTTCATTTCACTCGCAGTAGGAGGTTTTGGCACCCCTTCCCTTGTGGGGCAATGGTCAGCCTTTACTTTGATACAATACTGGCAGAAAACTCACTGATCTCAACAAGCCTACCCAGTAGTAGTTTGCAAGGCCTGTGCTAAATAGTTACTATAGAAAGATCTAAATTTTGGTGCATCCAAACAAATTCTGTTAGTTTTCCCCAAAACACTGAAGACAAATCTGTGTTtactcactaaaaaaaaaaaaccacaacacaccaCACCAAAGAACCTGTAAGAAGCCACATCATCTCAAGAAATTGATGAAAAGAGCCCCAAGCAAGACAAACAGACCAAGGCTAAAAATCTAAATAACTATTCTGGGCAAAAAAAGCTGGAATGCGGGGGAATAAGTGAAGAAGCAGCAAAGTTTgaagagaagagcagagcaaaaaATCCACTAAGccagaaataataaaaacctcAGAATGCATCTTATACTGAAGACATGACATGTCATCAAAAGCCCTGAAAAGAATACCATAAGGAACCTCTAATTCAGAGCAATTACAGGATTCAAGCCCTTGCTCAGATAACATTGTTAATTATACGTGaggcagaaaaaggaaagctATGCATTTCTCATTTATAGAGCACAACACTACTGAAATATACGCCTAACAATTAGGCAGCAGTCAAAGGGCTTATTACAAGAATTTCTACAATAAAATTCCTCCAGCCCCTTATGATAAAAGTACATGAGTTATACTAGCTCCAAAAATATTGCGTTATCTGCATCTTTCCTGGTACTAAAGATATTAAAGAGTATGTTACTAGGATTAAGCTGCAATAAGACAGACAAAACAAGGTAAACAAGCCTATTATTAGGCTATTTCCCTAACACTGTTCTGGTAATTTTGATGAGTTGCACATGCCATTCCTCCAGTAATGTTCACTTTACAAGAAGACCTAGGCCTAAGAATCAGCAGACTATGATCACCTTCTTAAACCATTGTTTGAAGAGGAACATCTCACATCCACAGATTTGAAGTTCATCATATTAAACAGGCATTTTTATATCATGTATTTTGTTTAAGGCAGAATGTAGCACTGCAACACTTCCTTCCCtccacattttaataaaaaaaaggtatTCAACTAATGCTGgctagttttatttttgtttcagtgagGATTACACATTCCCATGAGCTAAGCTAGCATTTGCACAGTTTGGGACACAACAGCAGGAGAGAAGATTCCAATTCCAAACATGCAAACTGGAAAGAGAACTCCCCACTACGCATTCATGAGCAGCCAAGTTCCCCAGGTAGAAGCACTGCTTACCATATATCGGATTTAGAAGTATGTGCTCAATTCTCCAAAGTTTCAATCAATGCTGTGGGTGCAGCACAGATTTTTCCCTCCCATGCCCCACAGCAATGTAAAGCAAAGGGGGGAAACCATAACTCCACCTATATCTTCTCTGTGCTTGCCAAATTTTTATCAACTCCCAGAGGCTTAAGTAGGAGACTCTAGCAGAAGACGCCCAAGGAGCCTGAATCAACTGTTCATTGCTTGCAGTAATAAACACACAGCACACTTTTCTTCTGCATGTAGTGTAAGTGTCCAACGGCGTTGTGCTCAAGCCACAAAAATTCCTTAAAACCCAAGGTATATTAGCCAGTCTACACAGAGCTAATTTGCACAATTAACTACAGTATGTTTCACCCAAAATATGAGTAACTTGTTAACAAATAGCTAGCTTGCTTCAAATGACCAGTAAACTCTATATAAAGATAGAAGTGACACGTTTAGTCACATTAAGCCCTTAAAGCCCACATCACTTACTACATCCGTGTTCCATTTTTGCTCAAAGTCATCAGTTGTATTTCAAACCCATACACGTACAGTTTGCATACAGCTACCTAACTTTTGGAGGGCAATAGTTTCACATGCACTTTATCATGTGTTTTCCCAGCACAACAGATTTGAACGTAAGAAGTGCACTGGAATACCACCACTTACACTCTTTGATGAACAGGTAGATCAGCGTTAATACCACAGTGTGACCACTAAACAGGAAGTCTCCGCACAGGATGTGTGATCCAGTTATGGACAGACCACCACCAGAAATGAGTCGCAGGATCCTCTGAACCTTTGCCTGAGAATCTCCATTCAactaaaacaccagaaaaaagtacaaaaaaaagtGTAAGATACACCACAAGTGACTCCAATAACTTTCTTGCCCAAACATATGTGCAGTCAGGGATACAGGAAGAAAAGGACACAAactatcttcattttctttggctttctttcACATATTCTTAAACAAATAAGCACACATATCAAAGTTGACAGGTCCTAAAGACCAGCTTGATAACAACTAACATTCTGCCTATGCTTTCCCAGGCTATCTTAAAAGATGCATTGTATGAGAATGAGATGCAGAATACGCTGGAGAGGTAAACATAACGAATTTGTAAGGTCAGATATCTCATGATAGCAAATGACAGAACAGATAAAACCCATTCAAAACCAATCCCAATACAGTTTCACCTTGCATACCACTTCTGCCATTCTGTTCAGAGCTGAGCAATGTTTTACAGGACAAAAACCTCAAACTCACTTAATTTTAGATTTAGTTACAAGCTCAGTCATGCCTTACTGAGAtttagatgacttttttttttttaaacatgcattaGGATCAGCTTTTGATTTATCACGGGTACTACAACTTTTTATTAGTAATCTAAAATGACAGTAACAGAATTCCTTTGTGTCATCACTGAACTACACTGccacaaaatttttaaaatattcttgcagAAATATTATCATGTACATGTTTCCATAAGTATCAACTCATTTAAATAGCTGAACTTGTTTTAGTCACATTTATACACATTTTGCAGGCTGGAAGCAGAGGCAGGCAGCTGACCAGGTATTGCGATAGCTGTTCACAGAATAGTgtgagaaacaggacaaagcatATGAtaacaatgcatttttttaaaaaggatactGCAACACAACTTTGCTTATCAGCCTATGGCATTACAATGCTGACCTTGGGTATCCCACCACGTACGAAAAAAATACTGCTGCATATTAGAGTGATTAGCTTGAGCCTCAGAAGCAAGTTTACTAATTTGGTAGCAGTACTATTTCAACATAGGCACTCTCCTTTAAAGCATCTTAACTACAGCAACAACAGGAGGCTCTTTCTGTATCACACAACTTTTGGTTTATCACTATCTTATGTTTCTGAAGACATCAACTGAAAGTAATTTGTGTTATTAAGTAACACCTGGAACATTATCTTCTGCTTGCTCTAATGAGCCATAAGGACTGAGACAGAGACTAAGGCAAGAATTAGGGAGCAAAGGCTCTTACCTTCGGCGCACACTGAAAATGCATTCCAGGCACAGGTAAGGTGGTAACGTACATAGTAATACAGCGGTACAGGTACAAAGTTCCTATTATAAAAAAGAACCTGCGTCCCACTATTGATCTGAAAgtaagggaaggaagaaaaaagattgaGTGCAAAGTTCACATGCAGCGTATAAATGTAACAGTTATAGAGCTCTACCTTTATTAGATAGCTAAATCCCTAGAATTAAAGAGCAGTTCCACCCCCAGCTCTTCACCACACACTTCTCTAAATCAAATACTAAAAAGTCTTTCTTCAGGTTTTAGTCTTGCTAGCCCATAATAGTACACAACACAAAGCTCCCACCAATTTAATGTGGCCTCAGTCTAACCTAGGTGTGCTGTTGGCAGTTTTCCTTGACCTGCAGACCTTTTGTTTCTAGTCCCATATTATAACCATGTACTTGACTTAAATATGTATGGCTTATGCAAATACAGACAAAGCAAAAAGCTGCTAGTCTAGCTGTACAGGACAGTGGGTTCTTCCTCAAGTTTGGATGAAATTTTTTTACTTCATCATGATTTCCTCTGTTTAATCATCACCATGTCAGGAAACACACTTTGAAAAGCCCAATCCCAGAATAAGTTTGACTAGTGTAACATAGGTGtcaaattcagattttaaaaatatgattcaATAATCGGGTGAAGCCTGTGTTTCCATATCCAGCATGGACCCTGGAACATTTTCTAAAGAAGTCATCCCTTTGTCATTTTCCTGCCAGCCCTATTCTACAGTATTGCTACAAATTCTACCACAAGATTTCTGCTACCTAAAGTGAACAATGGAAACTAAAGTTCAGAAAAcatacagcagagaaaaaaaatacagctactTACTTGTATCTAAGAAACAACCACTGGAATATCCATAATCCAACTAGTATCATTCCATTTATTTCTGATACAGAAAAAGCCCATTTAACACGATCAATGTAATCAAAAAATTTGTCGGGCAAGGGAGGGCTTAGCTCCTTTGGAGGTACTCTCTCATGGACCACAGTGATCATGACAGTTGTTAGAATCAAGTTGAAGAGAGCATAGACAAAGGCAATGCCTGTTTTCCACCATTCCAGAGGAAATTTGTTCCTAGACTCAGCAGGCATAGCAATCTGGATGTAATCAGggtatttctttgttgtttttcgcAAGCCATTAGACAAGCCCTTTGGTTTGGTAGTGCCATTTTTGTTCTCTTCACTGACTGAGAGAGTAGGTCGTGAGTAGCCATTAGAATTGTCATTATTTTGACCCTCCATATGCTCTTCAAGCTTTGCCGTCTCAATGGTATTCATTCCCAAGCCGTATGGCCCAATCGGGTTTATCACTGACCAATTTCTGGGCTCTCCAAAGTCTGTTATCCCTCAAAGTCCAAAGCTCTTGTTCCTAGATGACTTTTGATTCCTGTAAAACTCTAAAAAGTGTCCATTGTGCTTTCACTGTTCAGATACTGTAAAGCAAGTCATGAAGATGAATCTTTCTTTCCTCTACAGCTgtatcatctgaaaaaaaaacaaacacccaaaacaGAGAGGACCTTAAGAACTAGTAATGTGACATTGAATAAGTATCTTAAAAATGCTTATCCTAAGTTCCATCCAAGTCCACCTACACATACAGTCAAAAGGCAAACTAGAGACAGGTGGTTACTGTGAAATAATTCAAGCCAATTCCTACTCAGTAACTTGATAATTACCATCTTCAATCACTTTAGGAACTAGTACCAATTTAGgcgctttttttaaaaaaaaaaaaaagacaagatccACAGACTTCAATGATCATGGCAGCACTTGCTTTATCAGTTGTCAGAATTAAGACTAATCCATGCTTGCagcaatatttaattttattgcttACGTGCACTCCATACAAAATATCTCCTTTTTGACCCCAGGGTTGCTACAGCTATTAACACAGTTTGTCCATATATATCAGGCAATTTTGTTATTTGAAGTGAtaggacagaaaacagaaggacACTACAGAATTTGATTTTGTAAGGCATAAAGTAATTTAGATTCATCCAGAAAATCTACACAATGGATAACTCCATTAAATTATTGTGGATCTAAATTGTTTCAACCAAAACAGTAATTAGTTATGGTAACCTATATGTAGAACAGACTACAGATGGGTCTGTGTTTGTCCTTTAGTTACTTAAAAATATGactaaatagattttttttttttttaaacaggagcaAATAGCAAGATTCATTATCGCACAGGATTTATTTCAGGCTGCATTTATCAATTCAGTAAAATCACACTAGATAAAAAAAAGATAAGCGTATACGTTTTATAACAACATTTTCTACAAAGAGAAATGAATGCAGTTCACCTCTACAGAATCGACATCGCTGAAGTCAAAACAAAGGCTATTTCCCCACCCCTCATCTTCTGTGAAACCACTTGTCATAGTTGTGATGTACCTATTTTTATTACTCTGTTCTGCTCCCATGGCAAAAGTAGTACTGTCATATACAAAGTGTTCACTATCTATTATAATTCTCTTTTTTCCAATTGTTCCTCTAAGAGATGTTCAACACTACCACCACCTCAAGACTCTGCATGCCAATACCGGCTGCCAGTCTGCCACTCTGTATGTACAATTAAGTCATCATGACAGAAACCAGAGCTGCCAGTCTTTCTAACCATACATAACAGAACTCTGCTTAAGACAAAAAACAACCTGCTTAGGAAAAACCTGTTCAGTAACTGACCTCTTGACCGCAAGGGCAATCTAAAACCATAACAGCCTGGACAGTCAGGTGTTTGTGTTTTGGTCCCTCTCCCCTCATTACCCCAAACAGAGAAGACATTTAACATGGTCAGCATGTAAATCCTAGTGACATCCTAGCTGCTGCTCATACTGCTGAAAGAGAGAAGGGGTAAAGTTCAAATCCCAAATATGTGAGATTCATATAAGTAACACTGAAACAGTCAAGGAGCATTTCTAAATTAacctctctgtttctgaaatccATCTGTCATCAGTTGACCTTTTCCAAATCCCTGATCAACAAGTATATGAAAACTACACACACCCACAAAACACCCAAACCACAACTCTCCACTTCCCCAAAAAAAACTTCCAAGAAAAGAAGTGGtgatttcagatgctttttctcCCTCATAATTATACTGTAAACTCTTGCTTCCCTAAGAGAAGGGGATGTTTAACCCAACAGCCAGGCAACCACCTCTCTGATGCTTCTTACAACTAGGAATATTCTTTTGGAGCAGCTGCAAAAGCAACAGCCTTACTTAATCTGTGGAAGAACAGCATTTCAACTTTCATGAGTCATTTTCTGAACACACACATTCTTTTATTCCCTCTGTCTACTAAAGATAAGCATACAACAGAATGCTTAAGTGACAGGacagaaaaattctgaaactGTCTAATTGCTTAAGTTTCGGAATGCAAGCCTAGCTAACATTCACCTACTAAGACCCTACCTCTCAACGCTACGTTACACATAGCAGTCACTGACAGAGAGATCCACAAAACTTACATTTTATATCCTGCGCAGTTGAAACTTTTTTAGAATTATGCGTTTACTGAAAACTAGAGAGCACCACGGTAAGTAGTAACCTCAgttatttccttctcttccccacaAATACATAACAGCACCAGTAACATCAGTAaaaggaagattttattttcagatgtttaaTGACATCCAAGCAAGCCTTAAAGATCAAAGGGCATCTGAACTACAGACGAACAATAACCTAATAACCTAAAAGTAGAGTGGTACTTAGGTTTTTGTATTAACTTATTAAGCAAAGCAATTACACGCACAACTTGCACGAAAAAGTTGTGTTCCTTCCTGGTAGTTTTAAATGGATTGCAAGGCATATTGATCTGTCATTTCTGATGGCTCATCAAGATTATTTCAAGCAGAGTGCATACTGTGGTCAAAACTTTGTTTACATTGATATGTATCATCTGATCAGTGATCTGTAAGAACATAAAGTTCCTTTATAGTACCTTTTCAACCTGTTTCTCCCACATTCTAAAAGAAagcatgaactttttttttttgatgaaaaagacaaaaacactcTGCTTGAAGCTTTCAGTCCCTTGCTGCTAATGACTGGCCAGAGAAGTGACAGATACAGAGCAACAACAGCCTAATTATCCTCTGCTACAGGCTGTAAAACAAACTCCCTAGTACACAGGTTTTTCTGCCAAGTCCCTGTCCCCCGTTCACATCCATTCAAGTCCCTGTGAGGTGTGTGCTCCTTTCAGCTTCCATGTTGTCCTCATGTTAATTTAGGTAAAAAACCCCATTGCTTCTTTTGCAAACCTTGAACACCTCTATAACAACAACAGGGAGATGCCCATAAACTGCCTAGTAGTAGGCCTTAGACTTAATTCGGTCACCAGGCAGCAATTCTCAGACCTGGCCATCTTGCCCACATCTAGGGTCTGAAAATATCAAACTCAATTGCTCTAACCTATGGAACATCTACTGGAGGAGTCTCCAAGACTCACATACAATTGGCCAAGTAACCCAAAATAATTCCTGTAAAATTCCTCTAAGGGATACACACAGGTTTTAGGAACAAGTTTTCTTTCTGGAATCACTTCAGCTCCTAAAAAAACAGACACGTACCCTCATCAAGCAGCAGCGCTTCTTAAACAGCAATACTACAGCAGAAGTTGTAACTGCCACAAGGAACAACGTATTTTAAGGAAAATCTTAATAATGATAAAGATGGAAAAAGAGCAGGATTCGTAACTATTTATCCTGAGCTCCTACTTGCTCCCATGGAAATAGCTCCTTTAGTTTTCTGCATCCTCATCTGACTGTCATTCAAACAAGAAAAGTTCACTGGCAGTACAGCTTTGAGACAAGTGTAAGAAAGCACATCTACATTTGTCTCTTTGTACTAGAACTTCAGAATAACAAGCAGTTTTATCCAGCTTGTCAGCCATCCGCTTTTCACACAAAGGTCATTTTCACATGAAGTTACCTCACAATTGGTGTTTCCCATCCAGTATTTGGAACTtgtaacatttctgaaaatattttaactttataATTTATCAGAGACTGAATAGTCCCAATTTGCACAGGATTTCCAGACAAGTAGTTCTTAACCTGCTGTTCCAAATATGAACAATACTAGCAGAACAAGTGTCC contains:
- the SGMS2 gene encoding phosphatidylcholine:ceramide cholinephosphotransferase 2, with translation MNTIETAKLEEHMEGQNNDNSNGYSRPTLSVSEENKNGTTKPKGLSNGLRKTTKKYPDYIQIAMPAESRNKFPLEWWKTGIAFVYALFNLILTTVMITVVHERVPPKELSPPLPDKFFDYIDRVKWAFSVSEINGMILVGLWIFQWLFLRYKSIVGRRFFFIIGTLYLYRCITMYVTTLPVPGMHFQCAPKLNGDSQAKVQRILRLISGGGLSITGSHILCGDFLFSGHTVVLTLIYLFIKEYSPRHFWWYHLICWLMSAAGIICILVAHEHYTVDVIIAYYITTRLFWWYHSMANEKTLKVSSQTNFLSRAWWYPIFYFFEKNVQGSVPCSFSWPISWPPSCFKSSCKKYSRVQKTGEDNEKST